One genomic region from Nostoc sphaeroides encodes:
- a CDS encoding metal ABC transporter ATP-binding protein — protein MNKDIAILKVEGLTVYQGSYLAVRDVSFELLPGTDTAIVGPNGAGKSTLVKAVLDLIPRSSGTIQIFGRPIARLGRLRHLLGYMPQNFIFDRSFPISVSELVGLGWDKEAKKGDLFFSRLWRQDREKSAAVGEALRRTDAYHLQHQAIGTLSGGQLKRVLLAYCLVMPRQLLVLDEAFAGVDVQGAADFYALLNELKRQEGWTVLQVSHDIDMVNRHCDRVLCLNQSIVCTGKPEIALSPQNLLATYGPSFSRYQHQH, from the coding sequence ATGAATAAAGACATTGCTATTTTGAAAGTAGAAGGATTAACTGTCTATCAAGGCAGCTATCTAGCTGTTCGAGATGTTTCTTTTGAATTATTGCCAGGAACAGATACAGCTATCGTCGGCCCTAATGGTGCTGGTAAAAGTACTCTGGTAAAAGCGGTTTTAGATTTGATACCTCGAAGTTCTGGTACGATTCAAATATTCGGTCGTCCAATTGCAAGACTGGGGCGTTTACGTCACTTGTTGGGCTATATGCCGCAAAACTTCATTTTTGACCGCAGCTTTCCTATTTCTGTCAGCGAGTTAGTAGGACTTGGATGGGACAAGGAAGCGAAAAAAGGCGATTTATTTTTCTCTCGGCTGTGGAGACAAGACCGAGAAAAATCGGCAGCCGTAGGAGAAGCTTTACGGCGAACCGATGCTTATCATTTACAGCATCAAGCTATTGGTACTCTTAGCGGTGGTCAACTCAAGCGGGTTTTATTGGCTTATTGTTTAGTAATGCCTCGCCAACTCTTGGTACTTGATGAAGCCTTTGCTGGTGTTGATGTGCAAGGTGCAGCAGATTTTTACGCTTTGCTAAATGAATTAAAGCGGCAGGAGGGTTGGACGGTATTACAAGTTTCTCATGATATTGATATGGTAAATCGCCATTGCGATCGCGTGCTTTGCCTGAATCAAAGCATTGTTTGTACTGGTAAACCGGAAATTGCCCTTTCACCGCAAAACCTGTTAGCAACCTACGGCCCAAGTTTTAGCCGTTACCAGCACCAACATTAG
- a CDS encoding metal ABC transporter permease: MPVIIDFCNDCQIARLAIASSNDLVELLTFPFMQRAIVGAVLMGILGGLLGSFVTLRQLSFFSHAVGHAALVGVALGVLLQINPTWMLLPFTLVFGVIVLYFIDKTDLGSDSVLSIVLSGALAIGVILTSLIKGYRGNLMAVLFGDILAIDTTDLILTLLVLLGGSIFLLSTLRQQILLTLNPDVAQVQGIPVQLYRYVFVVLLSLAVAVAIKAVGVLLVNAFLVIPASTAKLMSHHFSRFLVMSVIVGFISSIAGIIVSGIFNFASGPSIVLVQFLLFVAVFIWFKLNLKAA, translated from the coding sequence ATGCCAGTAATTATAGATTTCTGCAATGATTGCCAGATAGCAAGGCTAGCGATCGCCAGTAGTAATGACTTGGTAGAATTGTTAACATTCCCCTTTATGCAGCGTGCGATCGTCGGTGCTGTGTTAATGGGTATACTTGGCGGGCTGTTAGGCAGTTTTGTCACCTTGCGCCAGTTATCTTTTTTCAGCCACGCGGTTGGTCATGCAGCATTAGTAGGTGTGGCGTTAGGTGTGCTGCTACAAATAAATCCGACTTGGATGCTGTTACCTTTCACGTTGGTTTTTGGGGTTATTGTCCTCTACTTTATTGACAAAACCGACTTAGGTAGCGATAGCGTTCTTAGCATAGTGCTATCTGGGGCATTAGCGATCGGTGTGATTCTCACTAGCCTAATTAAAGGATATCGTGGCAACTTGATGGCTGTGCTGTTCGGCGATATTCTAGCGATCGATACCACAGATTTGATTTTGACGCTGCTAGTACTTCTGGGAGGCAGCATATTTTTATTATCAACCCTGCGGCAGCAAATTTTATTGACTCTTAACCCCGATGTAGCGCAAGTTCAAGGTATTCCCGTCCAGTTGTACCGCTATGTGTTTGTGGTCTTGCTTTCACTCGCTGTTGCTGTAGCGATTAAAGCTGTCGGCGTTTTACTGGTGAACGCCTTTTTGGTGATTCCCGCCTCTACCGCCAAACTGATGAGTCATCACTTTAGCCGCTTTCTAGTCATGTCAGTGATAGTTGGTTTCATTAGCAGCATTGCTGGCATCATTGTGTCAGGTATTTTCAACTTTGCTTCTGGCCCAAGTATTGTTCTTGTTCAATTTCTGCTATTTGTAGCCGTTTTCATCTGGTTTAAGTTGAATTTGAAAGCCGCATAA
- a CDS encoding Rqc2 family fibronectin-binding protein, which produces MQPVDFTTLTAACSEIRANWLPSRLEQVYQRDRYTIAMALRTLKQRDWLQISWHPQAAHICIGDPPPRSPDTFTFSQQLIHQLSGLALVAIEAIAPWERVIDLQFARRPGESALYHVYAEIMGKYSNVILTDANNIIITAAHQVSQQQSSVRPIQTGQPYETPPKLTGTVPSLNESQERWQERVSLVPGAIKRQLLKSYSGLSAALLELMLLEANIAPEASTDTLNPDDWRRLFERWQEWLQALDSSKFQPAWTKDGYTVMGWGVVEKVKDIQELLNRYYSNQIDQQLFSQLRHQLSQKLNNILAKLRNKAQTFKTRLQQSDQANDYRQKADLLMAHLQNWEPGMKEIILADFDTNLPVAIALLPDKNAVQNAQSLYKQHQKLKRARAAVEPLLLEVQTEIEYLEQVEAAIGQIDTYQTAEDLRALEEIREELIGQKYLEDPEYRSRSANEPPSTNFHRYLTPNGFEVLIGRNNRQNDQLTFRVAGDYDIWFHAQEIPGSHVLLRLEPGAVAEEADLQFVANLAAYYSRARQSEQVPVVYTQLKHVYKPKGAKPGIAIYKQESILWGKPQIVISH; this is translated from the coding sequence TTGCAACCAGTTGACTTTACCACTCTCACAGCTGCTTGTAGCGAAATCCGCGCTAACTGGCTACCATCACGCTTAGAACAGGTTTACCAGCGCGATCGCTACACTATTGCGATGGCATTACGCACCCTGAAACAGCGAGATTGGCTACAAATTTCTTGGCATCCTCAAGCTGCACATATTTGCATCGGCGATCCACCACCGCGATCGCCAGATACCTTTACCTTTAGCCAACAACTGATACACCAATTGAGTGGTTTAGCACTGGTAGCTATTGAAGCGATCGCCCCTTGGGAGCGGGTTATTGATTTGCAATTTGCCCGTCGTCCTGGAGAAAGCGCCCTATATCATGTCTATGCAGAAATCATGGGCAAGTATAGCAACGTCATTCTCACCGATGCCAACAATATAATTATCACTGCTGCCCATCAAGTTAGTCAGCAACAATCTAGTGTCCGTCCCATCCAAACCGGACAACCTTACGAAACACCGCCAAAACTGACTGGAACAGTCCCCAGTTTGAACGAATCCCAAGAACGTTGGCAAGAACGGGTAAGTTTAGTGCCAGGAGCAATCAAGCGGCAATTGCTCAAAAGTTATAGTGGCTTGAGTGCAGCACTACTAGAGTTAATGCTGTTAGAAGCAAATATCGCACCAGAAGCATCCACCGATACTCTCAACCCCGACGACTGGCGACGGCTGTTTGAGCGTTGGCAAGAATGGCTACAAGCCTTGGATTCGAGCAAATTTCAACCCGCTTGGACAAAAGATGGCTACACCGTCATGGGTTGGGGTGTAGTTGAAAAGGTAAAAGATATCCAAGAGTTACTCAACCGCTACTACAGTAACCAAATTGACCAACAATTATTTTCTCAATTGCGCCATCAGTTGAGCCAGAAATTGAATAATATTCTGGCGAAATTACGGAATAAGGCTCAAACCTTTAAGACGCGCTTGCAGCAATCAGATCAAGCTAATGACTATCGGCAAAAAGCTGATTTATTGATGGCTCATTTGCAAAACTGGGAACCGGGGATGAAAGAAATTATCCTTGCTGATTTTGATACAAATTTGCCAGTAGCGATCGCTCTGTTGCCAGATAAAAATGCTGTCCAAAATGCCCAAAGTCTTTACAAACAGCACCAAAAGCTCAAACGCGCTCGTGCTGCCGTGGAACCGCTACTGTTAGAAGTGCAGACAGAAATTGAGTATTTAGAACAAGTAGAAGCTGCGATCGGCCAAATAGACACCTACCAAACAGCAGAAGATTTGCGAGCTTTAGAAGAAATCCGCGAAGAGTTGATTGGACAAAAGTATTTAGAAGATCCAGAATATCGCAGCCGCAGTGCCAATGAACCCCCCAGCACCAACTTTCATCGTTACCTTACTCCCAACGGCTTTGAAGTATTAATCGGTCGCAACAATCGCCAAAATGACCAATTGACCTTTCGTGTAGCTGGCGATTATGACATCTGGTTCCACGCTCAAGAAATTCCAGGGAGCCATGTACTACTGCGTCTAGAACCCGGTGCTGTTGCAGAAGAAGCTGATTTACAATTTGTAGCTAATCTTGCCGCCTACTACAGTCGCGCCCGTCAGAGTGAGCAAGTGCCAGTAGTTTACACTCAGCTAAAACACGTCTACAAACCCAAAGGAGCAAAACCGGGAATTGCAATTTACAAGCAAGAGAGCATCCTCTGGGGAAAACCACAAATAGTCATTAGTCATTAG
- the psaK gene encoding photosystem I reaction center subunit PsaK, which produces MFTSTLLAAATTPLQWSPTVGLIMIIVNIVAIAFGKSTIKYPNAEPALPSANFFGGFGLPALLATTAFGHILGVGVILGLHNLGRI; this is translated from the coding sequence GTGTTTACTTCAACCTTACTCGCTGCTGCAACCACGCCTTTGCAATGGAGTCCGACAGTTGGACTGATTATGATTATCGTTAATATCGTTGCCATTGCCTTTGGTAAATCTACCATCAAGTATCCCAACGCTGAACCAGCACTACCCTCAGCAAATTTCTTTGGTGGTTTTGGTTTACCAGCCCTTTTAGCAACTACGGCTTTTGGTCATATCTTAGGCGTGGGCGTTATCTTAGGGCTGCATAACCTGGGAAGAATTTAG
- a CDS encoding DUF3891 family protein, whose amino-acid sequence MIVNATPNGWEVIYHRAHALLAAQLAGQWRRKDAPLRLYETVAAISHHDDLEKEWEEDILTEAGAPMDFTLSSNPDVDAGVQKLAELAKNALYRGRWVALLISMHISRLNEPSRGKGSKLDKFLDEQLQNQRRWRKELGIEKEEVDAAYAFMQWCDRLSLILCQQELPDDERFLEISKGPDGQRYDIMQRSDNLVVVKPWPFQDDKFTVNVEACDLSQVKFESSNELAQALQEAPIKVLEWTFVKS is encoded by the coding sequence GTGATTGTCAACGCTACGCCAAATGGTTGGGAAGTTATTTATCACCGCGCTCATGCTTTGCTAGCAGCTCAACTTGCAGGACAGTGGCGACGTAAAGATGCTCCACTAAGGTTATATGAAACCGTCGCTGCAATTTCTCATCACGATGACCTAGAAAAAGAGTGGGAAGAGGACATTCTTACTGAAGCAGGTGCGCCAATGGACTTCACCCTCTCCTCAAATCCCGATGTTGATGCTGGTGTCCAAAAATTGGCTGAACTGGCAAAGAATGCCCTTTACCGTGGACGGTGGGTGGCTTTATTAATTTCCATGCACATCAGCCGTTTAAATGAGCCAAGCCGGGGTAAGGGTTCCAAGCTAGATAAATTTTTAGATGAGCAACTGCAAAACCAGCGACGTTGGCGCAAAGAACTAGGCATCGAAAAGGAAGAAGTTGATGCAGCCTATGCATTTATGCAATGGTGCGATCGCCTTTCTCTCATATTATGTCAGCAAGAACTACCCGACGATGAGCGGTTTTTAGAAATTAGCAAGGGCCCTGATGGTCAGCGCTATGACATCATGCAGCGCAGCGATAACTTGGTTGTTGTCAAACCTTGGCCCTTCCAAGACGATAAATTCACGGTCAACGTCGAAGCCTGCGACCTCTCCCAAGTAAAATTTGAGAGCAGCAACGAACTAGCTCAAGCACTACAAGAAGCTCCCATTAAGGTACTAGAGTGGACATTCGTTAAGAGTTAG